A stretch of Schistocerca nitens isolate TAMUIC-IGC-003100 chromosome 6, iqSchNite1.1, whole genome shotgun sequence DNA encodes these proteins:
- the LOC126263504 gene encoding translation initiation factor IF-2-like, which translates to MLQKQIWEKRIYGKNAHMGKAHIWEKRTYGKSAHMGKAHIWEKRTYGKSAHMGKAHIWEKRTYGKSAHMGKAHKWEKRTYGKSAHMGKAHMWEKRICGKKRMYGEKRIYGEKRIYGEKRIYGEKRIYGEKRIYGEKRIYGEKRIYGEKRIYGEKRMYGEKRIYGEKRIYGEKRIYGEKRIYGEKRIYGEKRIYGEKRIYGEKRTYGEKRTYGEKRTYGEKRTYGKSAHMGKSAHMGKAHIWEKRTYGKSAHMGKAHIWEKRTYGKSAHMGKAHIWEKRTYGKSAHMG; encoded by the coding sequence atgcttcaaaagcaaatatgggaaaaacgcatatatgggaaaaacgcacatatgggaaaagcgcacatatgggaaaagcgcacatatgggaaaagcgcacatatgggaaaagcgcacatatgggaaaagcgcacatatgggaaaagcgcacatatgggaaaagcgcacatatgggaaaagcgcacatatgggaaaagcgcacatatgggaaaagcgcacaaatgggaaaagcgcacatatgggaaaagcgcacatatgggaaaagcgcacatgtgggaaaagcgcatatgtgggaaaaaacgcatgtatggggaaaaacgcatatatggggaaaaacgcatatatggggaaaaacgcatatatggggaaaaacgcatatatggggaaaaacgcatatatggggaaaaacgcatatatggggaaaaacgcatatatggggaaaaacgcatatatggggaaaaacgcatgtatggggaaaaacgcatatatggggaaaaacgcatatatggggaaaaacgcatatatggggaaaaacgcatatatggggaaaaacgcatatatggggaaaaacgcatatatggggaaaaacgcatatatggggaaaaacgcacatatggggaaaaacgcacatatggggaaaaacgcacatatggggaaaagcgcacatatgggaaaagcgcacatatggggaaaagcgcacatatgggaaaagcgcacatatgggaaaagcgcacatatgggaaaagcgcacatatgggaaaagcgcacatatgggaaaagcgcacatatgggaaaagcgcacatatgggaaaagcgcacatatgggaaaagcgcacatatgggaaaagcgcacatatgggataa